One stretch of Streptomyces hygroscopicus DNA includes these proteins:
- a CDS encoding REX family transcriptional regulator → MATGRTHRPATRSRGIPEATVARLPLYLRALTALSERSVPTVSSEELATAAGVNSAKLRKDFSYLGSYGTRGVGYDVEYLVYQISRELGLTQDWPVVIVGIGNLGAALANYGGFASRGFRVAALIDADPAMAGKPVAGIPVQHTDELEKIITDNGVSIGVIATPAGAAQQVCDRLVAAGITSILNFAPTVLTVPDGVDVRKVDLSIELQILAFHEQRKAGEEVAAPEEAAGAVPPPPVAHRAPSGGPGADSGRQGPDGDVPAVMPA, encoded by the coding sequence GTGGCAACTGGCCGAACTCACCGACCGGCGACCCGCAGCCGAGGGATCCCCGAGGCCACCGTCGCCCGGCTACCGCTGTATCTGCGTGCGCTGACCGCTCTCTCCGAGCGCTCGGTGCCCACAGTGTCCTCGGAGGAGCTGGCCACCGCGGCCGGCGTCAATTCGGCCAAGCTGCGCAAGGACTTCTCCTATCTCGGTTCGTACGGCACCCGCGGTGTCGGCTACGACGTGGAGTACCTCGTCTACCAGATCTCGCGGGAGCTCGGGCTCACCCAGGACTGGCCGGTTGTGATCGTCGGTATCGGTAATCTCGGCGCCGCGCTCGCCAACTACGGCGGCTTCGCCTCCCGTGGCTTCCGGGTCGCCGCGCTGATCGACGCCGACCCCGCCATGGCCGGGAAGCCGGTCGCGGGCATCCCGGTGCAGCACACCGACGAGCTCGAGAAGATCATCACGGACAACGGCGTCTCGATCGGCGTCATCGCCACCCCGGCGGGCGCGGCCCAGCAGGTCTGCGACCGGCTCGTCGCCGCCGGGATCACCTCGATCCTCAACTTCGCGCCCACCGTGCTGACCGTTCCGGACGGGGTGGATGTGCGTAAGGTGGATCTCTCCATCGAGCTGCAGATCCTCGCCTTCCACGAGCAGCGCAAGGCGGGCGAGGAGGTCGCCGCGCCCGAGGAGGCCGCGGGAGCCGTTCCACCGCCACCCGTGGCGCATCGCGCGCCCTCCGGCGGCCCCGGCGCCGACAGCGGCCGGCAAGGACCTGACGGGGACGTGCCCGCCGTGATGCCGGCATGA
- a CDS encoding glutamyl-tRNA reductase: MSLLVVGLSHRSAPVSVLERAALVGDEQAKLVQDTLAAEPATEAAVLATCNRIELYADVDKFHAGVAELSTLLAQHTGVGLDELTPYLYVHYEDRAVHHLFSVACGLDSMVVGEGQILGQIKDALALGQELHTAGRLLNDLFQQALRVGKRAHSETGIDRAGQSLVTFGLEQLAQGAPVAEWARGRRALVIGAGSMSSLAAATLARAGVAELVIANRTLERALRLAESLVQQHAATPAAIPAEGDETLREPLVARAVPRDRVSAELPHADIVVSCTGATGLVLTAAELRTALAQRAACPPGAHRAGTDVSLLDLAMPRDIDAAAHRIEGLHLVDIESLAEAAAEPSGAPGSSAGAMAADVDKVRTIVSAEVAAFGAAQRAAHITPTVVALRTMAADVVASEIARLDGRLPDLDDKQRSEITQTVRRVVDKLLHAPTVRVKQLASTPGGAGYADALRELFDLDPQAVAAVSRADGSARAAEPNDPKGGRP, encoded by the coding sequence ATGAGTCTTCTCGTCGTCGGACTGAGCCACCGCAGCGCGCCCGTGAGCGTGCTGGAGCGCGCCGCCCTGGTGGGGGACGAGCAGGCGAAGCTGGTGCAGGACACCCTCGCCGCCGAGCCCGCCACCGAGGCCGCGGTGCTGGCCACCTGCAACCGCATCGAGCTCTACGCCGACGTGGACAAGTTCCACGCCGGGGTCGCCGAGCTGTCCACGCTGCTCGCCCAGCACACCGGCGTCGGACTGGACGAGCTCACCCCGTATCTCTACGTCCACTACGAGGACCGGGCCGTCCACCACCTCTTCTCGGTGGCCTGCGGGCTGGACTCGATGGTCGTCGGCGAGGGCCAGATCCTCGGCCAGATCAAGGACGCGCTCGCGCTGGGGCAGGAGCTGCACACCGCCGGGCGGCTGCTGAACGATCTCTTCCAGCAGGCGCTGCGGGTCGGCAAGCGGGCCCACAGCGAGACCGGTATCGACCGGGCGGGCCAGTCGCTGGTCACCTTCGGCCTGGAGCAGCTCGCCCAGGGCGCGCCGGTGGCGGAGTGGGCCCGGGGCAGGCGGGCCCTGGTGATCGGCGCCGGGTCGATGTCCTCGCTGGCCGCGGCGACGCTCGCCCGCGCCGGTGTGGCAGAACTGGTGATCGCCAACAGGACGTTGGAGCGGGCGCTGCGCCTCGCCGAATCCCTGGTCCAGCAGCACGCGGCCACTCCGGCCGCGATCCCCGCCGAGGGTGATGAAACGTTGCGCGAGCCGCTGGTGGCCCGCGCCGTGCCGCGGGACCGGGTCTCCGCCGAGCTGCCGCACGCCGACATCGTCGTCTCCTGTACGGGCGCGACCGGCCTGGTGCTGACCGCCGCGGAGCTGCGCACCGCGCTCGCCCAGCGCGCGGCCTGCCCGCCCGGGGCCCACCGCGCGGGGACGGATGTCTCGCTGCTCGATCTGGCGATGCCGCGCGACATAGACGCGGCGGCGCACCGGATCGAGGGGCTGCACCTGGTCGACATCGAGTCCCTCGCCGAGGCGGCCGCCGAGCCGTCCGGGGCGCCGGGCTCGTCCGCCGGGGCGATGGCCGCCGACGTGGACAAGGTGCGGACCATCGTCTCCGCCGAGGTGGCCGCCTTCGGGGCGGCCCAGCGCGCCGCGCACATCACGCCGACAGTGGTCGCGCTGCGTACCATGGCGGCGGACGTCGTCGCCAGTGAGATCGCCCGGCTCGACGGGCGCCTTCCGGATCTGGACGACAAGCAGCGGTCCGAGATCACGCAGACCGTGCGCAGGGTCGTCGACAAGCTGCTGCACGCGCCCACCGTGCGGGTCAAGCAGCTCGCGAGCACTCCGGGTGGCGCCGGTTACGCCGACGCGTTGCGCGAGCTCTTCGACCTCGATCCGCAGGCGGTCGCCGCCGTCAGCCGCGCCGACGGCTCGGCCCGCGCGGCCGAACCGAACGACCCGAAGGGAGGCCGGCCATGA
- a CDS encoding porphobilinogen deaminase, whose translation MNATPSPAASGGAAPLRLGTRRSALAMAQSGLVADLVREATGRPVELVEITTYGDTSREHLAQIGGTGVFVSALREALLSGEIDLAVHSLKDLPTAEPEGLTLAAIPRREDPRDALIARDGLTFAQLPPESRIGTGSPRRAAQLNAWARSFGLDIETVPIRGNVDTRIGYVRSGRLDAVVLAAAGLIRLGRIGEATELLDVGHVLPAPGQGALAVECAASNVALTARLAEIDDPYTRVAVTAERSLLAALEAGCSAPVGALADLLADGQVVTEMRLRGVVGSLDGTTLVQLSTTGPVPASPSEAGDLGRELATEMLAKGAAGLMGERAL comes from the coding sequence ATGAACGCCACCCCCTCACCCGCCGCCTCCGGCGGCGCTGCGCCGCTGCGTCTGGGCACCCGCCGCAGCGCGCTCGCCATGGCCCAGTCCGGCCTCGTCGCGGACCTGGTGCGCGAGGCCACCGGGCGCCCCGTCGAACTGGTCGAGATCACCACGTACGGCGACACCTCGCGCGAGCACCTCGCGCAGATCGGTGGCACCGGCGTCTTCGTCTCGGCGCTGCGCGAGGCGCTGCTGAGCGGTGAGATCGACCTGGCCGTGCACTCGCTGAAGGACCTTCCCACCGCGGAGCCCGAGGGGCTGACGCTGGCCGCGATACCGCGCCGCGAGGACCCGCGTGACGCGTTGATCGCCCGGGACGGACTCACCTTCGCCCAGCTTCCCCCGGAGTCCCGGATAGGCACCGGATCCCCGCGCCGCGCGGCCCAGCTCAACGCGTGGGCCCGCTCCTTCGGCCTCGACATCGAGACCGTGCCGATACGCGGCAATGTCGATACCCGCATCGGCTACGTCCGGTCGGGACGGCTGGACGCCGTGGTGCTCGCCGCCGCCGGCCTGATCCGTCTGGGGCGGATCGGCGAGGCGACCGAGCTGCTCGATGTCGGCCATGTTTTGCCCGCCCCCGGCCAGGGGGCCCTGGCAGTGGAGTGTGCCGCGTCCAACGTGGCGCTCACTGCCCGGCTCGCCGAGATCGACGACCCGTATACGCGGGTCGCCGTGACCGCCGAGCGATCCCTGCTCGCCGCCCTGGAGGCCGGCTGCAGCGCACCCGTGGGGGCGCTGGCCGACCTGCTGGCCGACGGTCAGGTTGTCACCGAAATGCGCCTGCGCGGCGTCGTCGGCTCCCTCGACGGCACGACGCTGGTGCAGCTGTCCACCACCGGTCCCGTACCCGCGTCGCCCAGTGAGGCCGGGGACCTCGGTCGCGAACTCGCCACCGAGATGCTCGCCAAGGGTGCGGCCGGTCTTATGGGGGAGCGAGCACTTTGA
- a CDS encoding Uroporphyrinogen III synthase HEM4 → MNPTVPNHPGCGHVTFLGAGPGDPGLLTLRAVEALATADVLIADPQVLDVVRKHVRPGVAADAQGAPRQANADGSSATATVPVLRDTANLVMTAARGGKRVVRAVAGDPGLDGYAADEMVACAAEGILFEVVPGVAAAVGVPAYAGVPLRDAHSADVRFVDALAADERCWSEVGSSDATAVVSATLETVAAAAGELVAAGRKPDTPLTVTVGGTTTRQRTWTATLGTIAQVLKAAKVLPSPQGAQPVIAVVGEQSAAGRRDQLSWFESKPLFGWKVLVPRTKEQAASLSDQLRSYGAVPSEVPTIAVEPPRTPQQMERAVKGLVTGRYEWIAFTSVNAVKAVREKFEEYGLDARAFAGIKVAAVGEQTAKSLIDFGVKPDLVPSGEQSAAGLLEDWPPYDPVFDPIDRVFLPRADIATETLVAGLIELGWEVDDVTAYRTVRASPPPAETREAIKGGGFDAVLFTSSSTVRNLVGIAGKPHNVTVIACIGPATAKTAEEHGLRVDVLSPEPSVLKLAEALADFGAARRQAAIEAGEPVTRPSERRPGSRRRARS, encoded by the coding sequence TTGAACCCCACCGTCCCGAATCACCCCGGCTGCGGACACGTCACCTTCCTCGGTGCGGGCCCCGGAGATCCGGGCCTGCTGACCTTGCGCGCCGTGGAGGCTCTGGCCACCGCGGACGTGCTGATCGCCGACCCGCAAGTGCTCGACGTGGTGCGCAAGCACGTCAGGCCGGGCGTGGCCGCGGACGCTCAGGGCGCGCCGCGGCAGGCGAACGCTGATGGGTCGTCAGCCACCGCCACCGTCCCGGTACTCCGGGACACCGCCAATCTTGTCATGACGGCCGCGCGCGGCGGCAAGCGGGTCGTCCGCGCGGTCGCGGGCGACCCCGGCCTCGACGGATACGCCGCCGACGAGATGGTCGCCTGCGCCGCCGAGGGCATCCTCTTCGAGGTGGTGCCGGGTGTGGCCGCCGCGGTGGGCGTTCCCGCCTACGCGGGGGTGCCGCTGCGGGACGCCCACAGCGCGGATGTGCGTTTCGTGGACGCCCTGGCCGCCGATGAGCGCTGCTGGAGCGAGGTCGGCTCGTCCGACGCGACCGCCGTGGTCTCCGCGACCCTGGAGACGGTGGCCGCCGCCGCGGGTGAGCTGGTGGCCGCGGGCCGCAAGCCGGACACCCCGCTCACCGTCACCGTCGGCGGCACCACCACCCGCCAGCGGACCTGGACCGCGACGCTGGGGACCATCGCCCAGGTGCTGAAGGCGGCCAAGGTGCTGCCGTCGCCGCAGGGCGCGCAGCCGGTGATAGCCGTGGTCGGCGAGCAGAGCGCGGCCGGCCGGCGTGACCAGCTCTCCTGGTTCGAGTCCAAGCCGCTGTTCGGCTGGAAGGTCCTGGTGCCGCGCACCAAGGAGCAGGCCGCCTCGCTCTCGGACCAGCTACGCAGCTACGGCGCGGTGCCCAGCGAGGTGCCGACGATCGCCGTGGAGCCGCCGCGTACCCCGCAGCAGATGGAGCGCGCGGTCAAGGGCCTGGTCACCGGGCGCTATGAGTGGATCGCCTTCACCTCGGTCAACGCGGTCAAGGCGGTGCGGGAGAAGTTCGAGGAGTACGGGCTCGACGCCCGCGCGTTCGCCGGGATCAAGGTCGCGGCGGTGGGCGAGCAGACCGCGAAGTCGCTGATCGACTTCGGGGTGAAGCCGGATCTGGTGCCCAGCGGTGAGCAGTCCGCGGCCGGGCTGCTGGAGGACTGGCCGCCGTACGACCCGGTCTTCGACCCGATCGACCGCGTCTTCCTGCCGCGGGCCGACATCGCCACCGAGACCCTGGTCGCCGGGCTGATCGAGCTGGGCTGGGAGGTCGACGACGTGACCGCGTACCGCACCGTACGCGCCTCGCCGCCGCCGGCCGAGACCCGTGAGGCCATCAAGGGCGGCGGGTTCGACGCGGTGCTCTTCACCTCGTCGTCCACCGTGCGGAACCTCGTCGGCATCGCGGGCAAGCCGCACAATGTCACTGTCATCGCCTGTATCGGCCCGGCCACCGCGAAGACCGCGGAGGAGCACGGGCTGCGGGTGGACGTGCTGTCGCCCGAGCCCTCGGTGCTCAAGCTGGCCGAGGCGCTCGCGGACTTCGGGGCGGCGCGGCGGCAAGCCGCGATCGAGGCCGGGGAGCCGGTCACCCGCCCGAGCGAGCGACGGCCGGGATCACGGAGGAGGGCACGCTCTTGA
- a CDS encoding delta-aminolevulinic acid dehydratase encodes MSTTYGSFPGARPRRLRVNPAMRRMVAETRLHPAELILPAFVREDVTEPVPLQSMPGVLQHTRDSLRKAAADAVAAGLGGIMLFGVPEESKKDAVGTPGTDPDGILQAAIRDVRAEVGDDLVIMSDLCLDEHTDHGHCGVLDAEGRVDNDATLERYAEMARVQADAGVHTVGASGMMDGQVGVIREALDGAGHQDISILAYTAKYASAFYGPFREAVGSALKGDRKTYQQDPPNARESMRELELDLAEGADMVMVKPALPYLDILRQIADAVDVPVAAYQISGEYAMVEAAAANGWIDRDRAIMETLTSVRRAGAGMILTYWAVEVAQRLNRGE; translated from the coding sequence TTGAGCACCACGTACGGCAGCTTCCCCGGTGCGCGACCGCGCCGGCTGCGGGTGAATCCGGCCATGCGCCGCATGGTCGCGGAGACCCGGCTGCATCCGGCCGAGCTGATCCTGCCCGCGTTCGTCCGCGAGGACGTGACCGAGCCGGTGCCGCTGCAGTCGATGCCGGGCGTCCTGCAGCACACCCGGGACTCCCTGCGGAAGGCGGCGGCCGACGCGGTCGCCGCGGGCCTCGGCGGGATCATGCTCTTCGGGGTGCCGGAGGAGTCCAAGAAGGACGCCGTCGGCACGCCCGGCACCGACCCGGACGGGATCCTCCAGGCGGCCATCCGCGATGTGCGCGCCGAGGTCGGCGACGACCTCGTGATCATGTCCGACCTCTGCCTGGACGAGCACACCGACCACGGCCACTGCGGGGTCCTGGACGCCGAGGGCCGGGTCGACAACGACGCCACGCTGGAGCGGTACGCGGAGATGGCGCGCGTCCAGGCCGACGCGGGCGTCCACACGGTGGGCGCCAGCGGCATGATGGACGGGCAGGTCGGGGTGATCCGCGAGGCGCTGGACGGCGCCGGGCACCAGGACATCTCGATCCTCGCCTACACCGCGAAGTACGCCTCCGCCTTCTACGGTCCGTTCCGCGAGGCGGTGGGCTCCGCGCTGAAGGGCGACCGCAAGACGTACCAGCAGGACCCGCCCAACGCCCGGGAGTCGATGCGCGAGCTGGAGCTGGACCTGGCCGAGGGCGCGGACATGGTCATGGTGAAGCCTGCCCTGCCCTACCTGGACATCCTGCGGCAGATCGCCGACGCCGTGGACGTGCCGGTGGCCGCGTACCAGATCTCCGGTGAGTACGCGATGGTCGAGGCGGCGGCGGCCAACGGCTGGATCGACCGCGACCGCGCGATCATGGAGACGCTGACCTCGGTACGGCGCGCGGGCGCGGGGATGATCCTCACGTACTGGGCGGTCGAGGTCGCCCAGCGGCTGAACCGCGGGGAGTAG
- a CDS encoding HAD family hydrolase, translating into MADDLHAVARFLFEAGTLKQNRRTGWWMAGVRDPESVAEHAWRTSLIASVIAQLEGADPARAALLAVWHDSQETRTGDVNHLGKKYAPSADPQAVTADQTAGMPEGLASVVRAWVGEYEAKESPEAVCAREADKLECLLQGIEYLAQGYANAQRWVDNSRGRLVTETGKRLADELLNQGSLDWLRAALGEKP; encoded by the coding sequence GTGGCTGATGATCTGCATGCGGTGGCACGCTTCCTTTTCGAGGCCGGGACGCTGAAGCAGAACCGCAGGACCGGCTGGTGGATGGCAGGCGTGCGGGATCCGGAAAGCGTCGCGGAGCATGCGTGGCGCACGTCGCTGATCGCCTCGGTCATCGCCCAGTTGGAAGGTGCCGACCCTGCGCGAGCCGCTCTCCTGGCCGTCTGGCACGACTCTCAGGAGACGCGCACCGGGGACGTGAACCACCTCGGCAAGAAGTACGCGCCCAGCGCCGACCCGCAGGCGGTGACGGCAGATCAGACCGCTGGTATGCCGGAAGGTCTCGCTTCCGTCGTGCGGGCTTGGGTGGGCGAGTACGAAGCGAAGGAATCGCCCGAGGCGGTATGTGCCCGGGAGGCGGACAAGCTCGAATGTCTGCTTCAGGGGATCGAGTACCTGGCTCAGGGGTACGCGAACGCTCAGCGGTGGGTGGACAACAGCCGCGGCCGGTTGGTGACGGAAACCGGCAAGCGCCTCGCTGACGAACTCCTGAACCAGGGGTCTCTCGACTGGCTTCGTGCGGCGCTGGGCGAGAAGCCATAG
- a CDS encoding aminoglycoside phosphotransferase gives MIERVTWDDLPVELRSAVETRTGEVSATAEVQDGLNCSVALILDTAYDGRLFFKGVRETDEPGTAALRCEERINRAVGGISPTVRYRFDAGGWSALAFVYVDGRHADLGPGSNDLDAVAFIMKRMQDLKIPDFPIPQFADRLRKFLEPDEAEALAGNHLLHTDTNPHNLLIGNTGGEAYVVDWAMPAIGPAWVDPANTAVRLMECGQPPGDALAWLRGFASWRRASEHAVGAFVSATCRHWAATVGARSAEPSNERFRHLLG, from the coding sequence GTGATCGAGCGCGTCACATGGGATGACCTCCCGGTCGAACTGCGCAGTGCCGTGGAGACGCGCACGGGAGAGGTGAGCGCGACAGCGGAAGTCCAGGACGGTCTCAATTGTTCTGTCGCGCTGATCCTGGACACGGCGTACGACGGTCGCCTGTTCTTCAAGGGCGTGCGTGAGACGGACGAGCCCGGGACGGCGGCTCTGCGATGCGAGGAGCGGATCAACCGGGCGGTCGGAGGCATCAGCCCCACCGTCCGCTACCGATTCGACGCGGGCGGCTGGTCGGCTCTGGCGTTCGTCTACGTCGACGGTCGGCACGCGGACCTCGGGCCGGGCTCGAATGACCTGGATGCCGTGGCGTTCATCATGAAGCGTATGCAGGACCTGAAGATCCCGGATTTTCCGATTCCGCAATTCGCCGACAGGTTGCGGAAGTTCTTGGAGCCTGACGAGGCGGAAGCTCTCGCGGGGAATCATCTGCTGCACACGGATACCAATCCCCACAACCTGCTGATCGGCAACACCGGCGGTGAGGCTTACGTTGTGGACTGGGCCATGCCCGCGATCGGCCCAGCCTGGGTGGATCCGGCCAACACCGCCGTACGGCTTATGGAATGCGGGCAGCCGCCCGGGGACGCACTGGCGTGGCTGCGAGGATTCGCGAGCTGGCGGCGGGCAAGTGAGCACGCTGTTGGAGCGTTCGTGTCCGCCACGTGTCGGCACTGGGCCGCGACGGTTGGGGCGCGGAGTGCGGAACCGAGCAACGAGCGATTCCGGCACCTGCTCGGTTGA
- a CDS encoding fructose transporter, protein MTSQQLLDRAQRLADAGGRRLLGIAGPPGAGKTTLAEYLVDALGADRAVLVPMDGFHLADAELRRLGLIGRKGAPETFDPYGYTALLRRLRAPRAEEVVYAPGFDRELEQPVAGTIPVAPEIPLVITEGNYLLLDEAPWLPVRELLDETWWVDLDTEERVRRLIDRHERFGKPREVAERFVLTSDEANARLVAPGRAAADFVVRGR, encoded by the coding sequence ATGACTTCCCAGCAACTCCTCGACCGCGCCCAGCGCCTGGCCGACGCGGGCGGTCGCCGCCTGCTCGGAATCGCCGGACCGCCCGGAGCCGGCAAGACCACCCTCGCCGAGTACCTGGTCGACGCCCTCGGCGCCGACCGGGCCGTCCTGGTGCCGATGGACGGCTTCCACCTCGCCGACGCCGAGCTGCGCCGGCTCGGCCTGATCGGCCGCAAGGGCGCGCCGGAGACCTTCGACCCGTACGGCTACACCGCGCTGCTGCGGCGGCTGCGGGCGCCGCGTGCCGAGGAGGTCGTCTACGCACCGGGGTTCGACCGCGAGCTGGAACAGCCCGTCGCGGGCACCATCCCGGTGGCGCCGGAGATCCCGCTGGTGATCACCGAGGGGAACTATCTGCTGCTGGACGAGGCGCCCTGGCTCCCGGTCCGCGAACTGCTGGACGAGACCTGGTGGGTCGACCTGGACACCGAGGAGCGGGTGCGCCGGCTGATCGACCGCCATGAGCGGTTCGGCAAGCCGCGCGAGGTGGCCGAGCGCTTCGTCCTCACCTCCGACGAGGCCAACGCCCGGCTGGTCGCCCCCGGGCGGGCGGCCGCCGATTTCGTGGTCAGGGGCCGGTGA
- a CDS encoding D-alanyl-D-alanine carboxypeptidase encodes MRERPCDVAARMGYLEIFTLKTGMKGLRRVSAVAITAGAVLTAGAFTASAQAATTATPTIAAKGGFVMNNGTGKSLFTKAADTRRSTGSTTKIMTARVVLAQPNLNLDAKVTVQKAYSDYIVDNNWASSAKLIVGDKVTVRQLLYGLMLPSGCDAAYALADKFGTGSTRAARVKSFIGKMNTTAKSLGLTNTHFDSFDGIGRGANYSTPRDLTKLASSAMKYSTFRTVVKTKSTKQKVTTKSGGYRYMSWTNTNNLLGSYSGTIGVKTGSGPEAKYCLVFAATRNGKTVIGTVLASSSVDNRTADAKKIMDYGFKQ; translated from the coding sequence ATGAGAGAGCGGCCCTGCGATGTGGCCGCACGCATGGGGTATTTGGAGATATTCACGTTGAAAACCGGCATGAAGGGTCTACGTCGCGTATCCGCGGTCGCGATCACCGCTGGAGCCGTGCTGACGGCGGGGGCGTTCACCGCCTCCGCGCAGGCCGCGACGACCGCTACTCCCACGATCGCCGCCAAGGGCGGGTTCGTGATGAACAACGGCACGGGAAAGAGCCTGTTCACCAAGGCCGCGGACACCCGTCGGTCCACCGGCTCCACCACCAAGATCATGACTGCCCGGGTGGTGCTCGCACAGCCGAATCTCAACCTGGACGCCAAGGTCACGGTCCAGAAGGCGTACAGCGACTACATCGTCGACAACAACTGGGCCTCCTCGGCCAAGCTGATCGTCGGCGACAAGGTCACCGTCCGCCAGCTGCTGTACGGGCTGATGCTCCCGTCCGGCTGTGACGCGGCGTACGCGCTGGCGGACAAGTTCGGCACCGGTTCCACCCGGGCCGCGCGGGTGAAGTCGTTCATCGGCAAGATGAACACCACGGCCAAGTCCCTCGGGCTGACGAACACCCACTTCGACTCGTTCGACGGCATCGGGCGCGGCGCCAACTACTCGACGCCGCGCGATCTGACGAAGCTGGCCAGCAGCGCGATGAAGTACTCCACGTTCCGTACGGTCGTGAAGACGAAGTCGACCAAGCAGAAGGTGACCACGAAGAGCGGCGGCTACCGCTATATGTCGTGGACCAACACCAACAATCTGCTGGGCAGCTATTCGGGCACCATCGGCGTCAAGACCGGCTCGGGTCCGGAGGCCAAGTACTGCCTGGTCTTCGCCGCCACCCGGAACGGGAAGACGGTCATCGGTACCGTTCTCGCCTCCTCCTCGGTGGACAACCGCACGGCGGACGCGAAGAAGATCATGGACTACGGCTTCAAGCAGTAA